From Diospyros lotus cultivar Yz01 chromosome 4, ASM1463336v1, whole genome shotgun sequence, a single genomic window includes:
- the LOC127800083 gene encoding pyruvate kinase isozyme A, chloroplastic-like produces the protein MSQSLNFLTSTYSSPNFTFAKHSHSKPYLSAFSPPFPVKLVRRSIAASCSDLDAQSSVLSSVNGKGGGALPDYKWWSADSSSIEVDTVTEAELKENGFRSTRRTKLVCTIGPATCGFEQLEALAVGGMNVARINMCHGTRDWHRRVIQRVRRLNEEKGYAVAIMMDTEGSEIHMGDLGGAPSAKAEDGEIWTFSVRVLDSACPERAIHVNYDGFSEDVKVGDELLVDGGMVRFEVIEKIGPDVKCRCTDPGLLLPRANLTVWRAGSVVRERNAMLPTISSKDWLDIDFGIAEGIDFIAISFVKSAEVINQLQSYIKAQSPDGDIAVIAKIESIDSLKNLEEIILASDGVMVARGDLGAQIPLEQVPATQQKIVQLCRKLNRPVIVASQLLESMIEYPTPTRAEVADVSEAVRQRADALMLSGESAMGQFPEKALAVLRSVSLRIERWWREEKRHEVIGLPDMGPSFANSISEEICSSAAKMANNLKVDALFVYTKTGHMASLLSRYRPDCPIFAFTTTASVRRRLNLQWGLIPFRLSFSDDMESNLNKTFSLLKARGMIKSGDLVIAVSDMLQSIQVMNIP, from the exons ATGTCTCAGTCTCTTAATTTCTTAACTTCTACTTACAGTTCGCCGAACTTCACATTTGCAAAGCACTCCCACTCAAAACCCTATTTGTCTGCCTTTAGTCCTCCTTTTCCGGTCAAACTAGTGAGAAGATCGATCGCGGCGTCGTGTTCCGACCTCGATGCACAGTCGTCGGTGCTTTCGTCGGTTAACGGCAAGGGCGGTGGAGCGTTGCCGGATTACAAGTGGTGGTCGGCGGATTCGAGCTCGATCGAGGTGGATACGGTAACGGAGGCGGAGCTGAAGGAAAACGGATTCCGGAGCACGCGGCGGACGAAGCTGGTCTGCACGATTGGGCCAGCGACGTGTGGATTCGAGCAGCTGGAGGCGTTGGCCGTGGGCGGGATGAATGTGGCGCGAATCAACATGTGCCACGGCACGCGCGACTGGCACCGGAGGGTGATCCAGCGGGTGAGAAGGTTGAATGAAGAGAAAGGCTATGCTGTTGCAATCATGATGGACACTGAAGGCAGTGAGATTCACATGGGCGATCTCGGTGGTGCTCCTTCAGCAAAAGCCGAG GATGGGGAGATATGGACTTTTAGTGTTCGAGTCCTTGATTCAGCTTGCCCTGAACGTGCTATCCATGTGAACTATGACGGTTTTTCTGAAG ATGTGAAAGTTGGGGATGAACTCCTAGTGGATGGTGGAATGGTAAGGTTTGAGGTGATTGAGAAAATTGGTCCAGATGTCAAGTGCCGGTGTACTGATCCTGGACTTTTGCTTCCTCGGGCTAACCTGACTGTTTGGCGGGCTGGAAGTGTGGTGCGGGAACGTAATGCCATGCTCCCTACAATTTCCTCCAAG GATTGGTTGGACATTGATTTTGGAATTGCAGAGGGGATTGATTTTATTGCAATATCATTTGTCAAGTCCGCTGAGGTGATTAATCAACTTCAAAGCTATATTAAGGCACAGTCTCCGGATGG TGATATTGCAGTCATTGCAAAGATAGAGAGTATTGACTCTTTGAAGAACTTGGAGGAGATCATTCTAGCATCAGATGGAGTTATGGTTGCGAGAGGGGATCTGGGTGCTCAGATTCCACTGGAACAGGTCCCTGCAACCCAGCAAAAGATTGTCCAGCTGTGCAGGAAGTTAAATAGGCCTGTTATTGTTGCCTCTCAGCTGCTTGAATCCATGATTGAATACCCCACGCCTACCAGAGCCGAAGTGGCTGATGTTTCTGAAGCAGTTAGGCAACGTGCAGATGCTTTAATGCTCTCTGGTGAGTCAGCTATGGGACAGTTCCCTGAGAAAGcattggcagtgctgaggagtGTTAGCTTGAGGATTGAAAGGTGGTGGAGGGAAGAGAAACGCCATGAAGTTATAGGACTACCAGATATGGGACCTTCTTTTGCCAACAGTATTTCGGAAGAGATCTGTAGTTCTGCTGCAAAGATGG CCAACAATTTAAAGGTGGATGCACTCTTTGTCTACACAAAGACAGGACATATGGCATCTCTCCTCTCACGTTACCGACCTGACTGCCCAATTTTTGCATTTACAACCACAGCATCCGTACGTAGGCGTCTGAACCTGCAGTGGGGTCTTATCCCGTTCCGCCTGAGCTTCTCTGATGATATGGAAAGCAACCTCAACAAAACTTTTTCCTTGCTCAAGGCCAGGGGAATGATCAAATCAGGTGACCTTGTCATTGCTGTCTCTGATATGTTGCAATCCATTCAAGTTATGAATATTCCATGA
- the LOC127800085 gene encoding guanine nucleotide-binding protein subunit gamma 2-like isoform X1, translating to MQSESADHQGSEQARSAAAADTRGKHRISAELKRLEQEARFLEEELEELEKMEATSAGCKEMLSSVEPKPDPLLPLTSGPTNPSWDRWFEGPQESQGCRCSIL from the exons atgcAATCTGAATCGGCCGATCATCAGGGGAGCGAGCAAGCTCGatcggcggcggcggcggataCTCGAGGGAAGCATCGAATTTCGGCGGAATTGAAGCGGCTCGAGCAGGAGGCTAGGTTCTTGGAG GAAGAGCTGGAAGAACTTGAAAAAATGGAGGCAACCTCAGCTGGATGCAAGGA AATGCTGAGCAGTGTGGAACCAAAACCAGATCCATTACTTCCACT TACAAGTGGCCCGACAAATCCTTCCTGGGATCGATGGTTTGAAGGACCCCAAGAATCACAGGGTTGCCGTTGCTCGATACTGTGA
- the LOC127800085 gene encoding guanine nucleotide-binding protein subunit gamma 2-like isoform X2 codes for MQSESADHQGSEQARSAAAADTRGKHRISAELKRLEQEARFLEEELEELEKMEATSAGCKDTSGPTNPSWDRWFEGPQESQGCRCSIL; via the exons atgcAATCTGAATCGGCCGATCATCAGGGGAGCGAGCAAGCTCGatcggcggcggcggcggataCTCGAGGGAAGCATCGAATTTCGGCGGAATTGAAGCGGCTCGAGCAGGAGGCTAGGTTCTTGGAG GAAGAGCTGGAAGAACTTGAAAAAATGGAGGCAACCTCAGCTGGATGCAAGGA TACAAGTGGCCCGACAAATCCTTCCTGGGATCGATGGTTTGAAGGACCCCAAGAATCACAGGGTTGCCGTTGCTCGATACTGTGA